One window from the genome of Erwinia sorbitola encodes:
- a CDS encoding GMC family oxidoreductase — protein MANEQKKVDAVIVGFGWAGAIMAKELTEAGLNVVALERGPHRDTYPDGAYPQVIDELTYNIRKKLFQDLSKSTVTIRHNAAQTAQPYRQLAAFLPGTGTGGAGLHWSGVHFRVDPIELRMRSHYEERYGKNFIPDGMTIQDFGVTYDELEPFFDQAERVFGTSGSAWSVKGKVVGQGGKGNPFAPDRSGDFPLPAQKRTYSAQLFAQAAESIGYHPYDLPSANTSGPYTNTYGAQMGPCNFCGYCSGYACYMYSKASPNVNILPALRQEAKFELRNNACVLRVNLTDDKKRATGVTYVDALGREHVQPADLVILSAFQFHNVHLMLLSGIGKPYDPVTNEGTVGRNFAYQNISTIKAFFDKDVFTNNFIGAGGAGVGVDDFNADNFDHAKYGFVGGSPMWVNQAGVKPISGLPTPPGTPNWGSKWKAAVADHYTHHVSMDAHGAHQSYRNNYLDLDPNYKDIHGQPLLRMTFDWQDNDIKMSQFMHGRMHKIAEAMNPKLISGSPKTAGTHFDTTVYQTTHMNGGAIMGEDPKTSAINRYLQSWDVPNVFVPGASAFPQGLGYNPTGMVAALTYWSAKAIREQYLKNPGPLVQA, from the coding sequence ATGGCAAACGAACAGAAAAAAGTGGATGCGGTAATCGTTGGTTTCGGCTGGGCCGGAGCGATTATGGCGAAAGAGCTGACCGAAGCGGGTCTGAATGTGGTGGCGCTGGAGCGCGGGCCGCATCGTGATACTTACCCGGACGGTGCTTATCCGCAGGTAATTGATGAGCTGACCTATAACATCCGTAAAAAGCTGTTCCAGGATCTCTCCAAAAGCACCGTGACCATCCGTCATAACGCCGCGCAGACCGCGCAGCCTTACCGTCAGCTGGCGGCATTCCTGCCCGGTACCGGTACCGGCGGCGCTGGCCTGCACTGGTCTGGCGTGCACTTCCGCGTAGACCCGATCGAACTGCGTATGCGCAGCCACTACGAAGAGCGCTACGGTAAAAACTTTATCCCGGACGGCATGACCATCCAGGATTTCGGCGTCACCTACGATGAGCTGGAGCCGTTCTTCGACCAGGCCGAGCGCGTGTTCGGCACCTCTGGTTCCGCCTGGAGCGTCAAAGGCAAAGTGGTGGGACAGGGCGGTAAAGGTAATCCGTTTGCCCCGGATCGCTCCGGCGATTTCCCGCTGCCCGCGCAAAAGCGTACTTATTCGGCGCAGCTGTTTGCCCAGGCGGCGGAAAGTATCGGCTATCACCCTTACGATCTGCCATCCGCCAATACCTCAGGCCCGTATACTAATACCTACGGCGCGCAGATGGGGCCGTGCAATTTCTGCGGTTATTGCAGCGGTTATGCCTGCTATATGTACTCCAAAGCCTCGCCGAACGTGAATATTCTGCCTGCGCTGCGCCAGGAAGCGAAGTTTGAACTGCGAAATAACGCCTGCGTGCTGCGCGTTAACCTCACCGACGATAAGAAACGCGCCACTGGTGTGACCTATGTGGATGCGCTGGGTCGTGAGCACGTACAGCCTGCGGATCTGGTGATCCTCTCGGCCTTCCAGTTCCATAATGTGCACCTGATGCTGCTTTCCGGCATTGGTAAGCCGTACGATCCGGTGACCAACGAAGGTACCGTCGGGCGTAACTTTGCCTACCAGAATATCTCTACCATCAAAGCCTTCTTCGATAAGGATGTGTTCACCAACAACTTTATTGGTGCGGGTGGGGCCGGTGTGGGGGTCGATGACTTCAACGCTGATAATTTCGACCATGCCAAATATGGTTTTGTTGGCGGTTCGCCGATGTGGGTTAACCAGGCGGGCGTGAAGCCGATTTCTGGCCTGCCAACGCCTCCGGGCACCCCGAACTGGGGCAGCAAGTGGAAGGCGGCGGTGGCGGATCACTACACCCACCATGTATCGATGGATGCTCACGGCGCACACCAGTCTTATCGCAATAACTACCTCGATCTTGATCCGAACTACAAGGATATCCACGGCCAGCCGCTGCTGCGTATGACCTTTGACTGGCAGGATAACGACATCAAGATGTCGCAGTTTATGCATGGCCGCATGCATAAAATTGCCGAAGCGATGAATCCTAAGCTGATCAGCGGTTCGCCAAAAACTGCGGGTACCCACTTTGATACCACCGTGTACCAGACCACTCATATGAACGGTGGGGCGATCATGGGCGAAGATCCTAAAACCAGCGCCATTAACCGCTATTTGCAGAGCTGGGATGTGCCTAACGTGTTTGTTCCCGGAGCATCTGCTTTCCCGCAGGGGCTGGGTTATAACCCAACCGGCATGGTAGCGGCGCTGACTTACTGGTCAGCGAAAGCGATTCGTGAACAGTACCTGAAAAACCCGGGTCCACTGGTGCAGGCATAA
- a CDS encoding sensor domain-containing protein: protein MKENSDVMYRLLVQSVADYAIYMLTPEGTVANWNPGAQRAKGYQPEEIVGKHFGCFYSPQDRLNKRPEHNLKTACRTGRFEEQNWRYRKDGSAFWAHVVIDAVHDDNGKLLGYAKITRDCTEQRRMQREKHEREQTFRVLVEGVKDYAIYMLDPHGKVVNWNTGARRAKGYTAEEIVGKHFSCFYSAQDRLVQLPETNLAIASTTGRFEDYGWRYRKDGSAFWAHVVIDAIHNDRGELIGFAKITRDCTELREYEQQILLSKDLAEQNSEKMASLSKFLDTIIANIPSCVIVEDVVSREILLINNKAEQLLGGTQRDFIGKRAPECMTAEMGEYFMQLSDSAQRKEGMQRNERLLVTPGGERIINASASIIRGNDEHHNYVLLIADDVTDQRAADARIHHMAHHDNLTSLPNRALFSQRLTQALREDRDARRKTATLGLDLDNFKNVNDALGHQVGDELLRSVAVRLRTVLRDHDTLARSGGDEFSIVLPGLSHQQEAEVVASRLIETIRPPFSVDGHNLSVGLSIGIAMADSGMTTPDELLRRADMALYEAKRNGRNRFEYFTDAMGDMAQKRRIIERDLRDAITCRQLKLYYQPITNNLHREIIGYEALMRWHHPEKGLIMPLEFIPIAEETGLIHSLGAFALYEACREAASWAGDQSVAVNLSPLQFKNSALVSVVEAALKDSGLAPHRLEVEITESVLLDNTLVNIHILKNLKALGVRIALDDFGTGYSSLSYLRSFPFDKIKIDRSFINDMHDSREAMAIIRAITGMSRSLDIQITAEGVESNEQFEQLKAEGCTLFQGYFFGRPQPSESRLQQF, encoded by the coding sequence ATGAAAGAAAACTCTGATGTTATGTACCGGCTGCTGGTACAAAGCGTAGCTGATTACGCAATCTATATGCTGACGCCTGAAGGAACTGTCGCTAACTGGAATCCGGGCGCGCAGCGTGCCAAAGGATATCAACCAGAAGAGATAGTGGGTAAGCACTTCGGCTGTTTCTACAGTCCACAGGATCGTTTAAACAAGCGACCTGAACACAACCTGAAAACAGCCTGTCGTACCGGGCGCTTCGAAGAGCAAAACTGGCGTTACCGTAAAGACGGCAGCGCTTTCTGGGCGCATGTGGTGATTGACGCCGTCCATGATGATAACGGTAAGCTGCTCGGCTATGCCAAAATTACCCGCGACTGCACCGAACAGCGACGTATGCAGCGCGAAAAGCACGAGCGTGAGCAGACATTCCGCGTACTGGTCGAGGGGGTAAAAGATTACGCCATCTATATGCTTGATCCGCACGGCAAGGTGGTGAACTGGAACACCGGTGCCCGCCGTGCCAAAGGCTATACCGCTGAAGAGATTGTCGGTAAGCACTTCTCCTGCTTTTACAGTGCACAGGATCGTCTGGTACAGCTGCCGGAGACCAACCTGGCCATTGCCAGCACTACCGGGCGTTTTGAGGATTACGGCTGGCGCTATCGCAAAGATGGCAGCGCCTTTTGGGCGCATGTGGTGATCGATGCGATCCATAACGATCGCGGTGAGCTGATCGGGTTTGCCAAGATCACTCGCGACTGTACCGAACTGCGGGAGTATGAGCAGCAGATCCTGCTGTCTAAAGATCTGGCCGAACAGAACAGCGAAAAAATGGCCTCGCTGTCGAAATTTCTCGATACCATTATTGCCAATATCCCTTCCTGCGTGATCGTTGAAGACGTGGTTTCCCGCGAAATCCTGCTGATTAACAATAAAGCAGAACAGCTGCTGGGCGGCACGCAGCGCGATTTTATTGGCAAACGTGCGCCCGAATGTATGACGGCAGAGATGGGCGAGTATTTTATGCAGCTCTCAGATAGCGCGCAGCGTAAAGAGGGGATGCAGCGTAACGAGCGGCTGCTGGTTACTCCGGGCGGTGAGCGCATTATCAACGCCAGCGCGTCGATTATTCGCGGCAATGACGAACACCACAACTATGTGCTGCTGATTGCCGATGATGTTACCGATCAGCGTGCTGCCGATGCGCGTATCCACCATATGGCACACCACGATAATCTCACCAGCCTGCCAAACCGGGCGCTGTTCAGTCAGCGCCTGACCCAGGCACTGCGCGAGGATCGCGATGCACGACGCAAAACGGCAACCCTGGGCCTTGACCTGGATAATTTCAAAAACGTTAACGATGCGCTGGGCCACCAGGTGGGGGATGAGCTGCTGCGTTCGGTGGCGGTGCGTCTGCGTACCGTACTGCGCGATCACGACACGCTGGCCCGCAGCGGTGGCGATGAGTTCTCAATTGTGCTGCCCGGCCTGAGCCATCAACAGGAGGCGGAAGTGGTCGCCAGCCGTTTGATTGAGACCATTCGCCCGCCGTTCAGCGTGGATGGCCACAACCTCTCTGTCGGGCTGAGTATTGGTATTGCGATGGCCGACAGCGGAATGACCACGCCGGACGAACTGCTGCGTCGTGCCGATATGGCTTTGTACGAAGCCAAACGCAACGGGCGCAACCGCTTCGAATACTTTACCGATGCGATGGGCGATATGGCACAGAAGCGCCGCATAATTGAAAGGGATCTGCGTGATGCGATCACCTGTCGTCAGCTGAAGCTCTATTACCAGCCAATCACCAATAATCTGCACCGTGAGATTATCGGCTATGAGGCGTTGATGCGCTGGCATCATCCGGAAAAAGGCCTGATTATGCCGTTGGAATTTATTCCTATCGCTGAAGAGACCGGACTGATCCACAGCCTTGGTGCCTTTGCGCTGTATGAAGCCTGCCGTGAGGCCGCGTCCTGGGCGGGGGATCAGAGTGTGGCGGTCAACCTGTCGCCCTTGCAGTTTAAAAACAGCGCTCTGGTATCGGTGGTGGAAGCTGCGCTGAAGGATTCCGGCCTGGCACCGCACCGGCTGGAGGTGGAGATCACCGAATCCGTCCTGCTGGATAACACGCTGGTGAACATCCATATTCTGAAAAATCTTAAGGCATTAGGCGTACGTATCGCGCTGGATGATTTCGGTACGGGTTACTCGTCGCTCAGTTACCTGCGCTCATTCCCCTTCGATAAAATCAAAATCGACAGATCGTTCATTAATGATATGCATGACAGCCGCGAAGCGATGGCGATTATCCGCGCCATCACCGGGATGAGCCGCAGTCTGGATATTCAGATCACCGCCGAAGGAGTCGAGAGCAACGAGCAGTTCGAGCAGCTGAAAGCGGAGGGTTGTACTCTTTTCCAGGGTTACTTCTTTGGTCGCCCGCAGCCGTCGGAGAGCCGTTTACAACAGTTTTAG
- the leuA gene encoding 2-isopropylmalate synthase: MLQQPANKYHPFPPVSLSDRQWPARTLTSAPRWLSTDLRDGNQSLAEPMDAARKKIFWQLLVQCGFKEIEVAFPSASQTDFNFVRELIEEGMIPDDVTIQVLTQARADLIDRTFAALEGAKQACIHLYNATAPVFRRLVFRQSREQIIELAVNATRLIRQRCEEQPQTLWTFEYSPETFCFTEADFALEICEAVAAVWQPCAQRPMIINLPATVEVSTPNVYADQIEYFCRHFSQRPQVCISVHPHNDRGTGIAAAELALLAGADRVEGCLFGNGERTGNVDLVTMALNFYTQGIHPQLDFSQMKQVVDVVEQCNQLPVHPRHPYAGELVFTAFSGSHQDAIKKGFAARQQQQDQRWEVPYLPLDPADIGCSYEAVIRVNSQSGKSGAAWMIEQNHGLSLPRALQQDFSQQVQQVADRENREMTQTAIWQLFRRVYGIEAPHLQLGEYRSESDSRGELRFDAGIEQGDKHYSISGRGNGLLSAAADALRKTLDLSFTIQDYHEHTLGQRSDSRSVTYLRCIFAGNRSAWGVGIDSDVSRASLQALLNAVAQGRSEGK, translated from the coding sequence ATGTTGCAACAACCAGCTAATAAGTATCACCCCTTTCCCCCCGTTTCACTGAGCGATCGCCAGTGGCCTGCTCGCACGCTGACTTCGGCTCCACGCTGGCTATCTACCGATCTGCGCGACGGTAACCAGTCACTGGCCGAACCGATGGATGCAGCACGTAAAAAAATATTCTGGCAGCTGCTGGTACAGTGTGGCTTTAAAGAAATTGAGGTGGCGTTTCCATCAGCGTCACAGACCGATTTCAATTTTGTGCGTGAACTGATTGAAGAGGGGATGATCCCTGATGATGTGACGATTCAGGTGCTGACTCAGGCAAGGGCCGATCTGATCGATCGCACATTTGCTGCCCTTGAGGGAGCAAAGCAGGCCTGCATACATCTCTATAACGCCACCGCGCCGGTGTTTCGCCGTCTGGTGTTTCGTCAGAGCCGCGAGCAGATCATTGAACTGGCGGTGAACGCCACCAGGCTGATACGCCAGCGCTGCGAAGAGCAGCCGCAAACGCTCTGGACATTTGAATACTCACCAGAAACCTTCTGCTTTACCGAAGCGGACTTTGCGCTGGAAATCTGTGAAGCAGTGGCTGCGGTATGGCAGCCCTGCGCGCAGCGGCCGATGATTATCAACCTGCCTGCTACAGTGGAAGTGAGCACACCTAACGTCTATGCCGACCAGATCGAATACTTCTGCCGTCACTTTTCTCAGCGCCCGCAGGTGTGTATCAGCGTGCATCCGCATAATGATCGTGGCACCGGGATTGCCGCCGCCGAACTGGCACTGCTGGCCGGAGCAGATCGCGTTGAAGGCTGCCTGTTTGGTAACGGCGAACGCACCGGCAATGTCGATCTGGTGACGATGGCGCTCAACTTTTATACCCAGGGCATCCATCCGCAGCTCGATTTCAGCCAGATGAAGCAGGTGGTCGACGTGGTGGAACAGTGCAATCAGCTGCCGGTGCATCCGCGCCATCCCTATGCCGGAGAGCTGGTATTTACCGCTTTTTCCGGCTCCCACCAGGATGCGATTAAAAAAGGTTTTGCCGCGCGTCAGCAGCAGCAGGATCAACGCTGGGAAGTGCCTTATCTGCCTCTCGATCCGGCGGATATTGGCTGTAGCTACGAAGCGGTGATCCGTGTTAACAGTCAGTCAGGCAAGAGCGGTGCCGCCTGGATGATTGAACAGAATCATGGCCTCAGCCTGCCGCGCGCCCTGCAACAGGATTTCAGCCAGCAGGTGCAGCAGGTTGCTGACAGGGAAAACCGTGAGATGACCCAGACCGCCATCTGGCAGCTGTTCCGCCGGGTGTATGGCATTGAAGCCCCGCATCTCCAGCTGGGAGAGTACCGCAGCGAAAGCGACAGCCGGGGAGAGCTGCGCTTTGACGCAGGTATTGAACAGGGCGATAAGCACTACAGCATCAGCGGACGCGGAAATGGCCTGCTGTCGGCGGCGGCAGATGCGCTGCGTAAGACGCTGGATCTCTCTTTTACCATTCAGGATTATCACGAACACACCCTCGGCCAGCGCAGCGACAGCCGTTCTGTCACCTATTTGCGCTGTATTTTCGCCGGTAACCGTAGCGCATGGGGAGTGGGCATCGACAGCGATGTGTCGCGCGCTTCATTGCAGGCATTGTTAAACGCCGTTGCTCAGGGGCGATCGGAGGGAAAATAG
- a CDS encoding cytochrome c has protein sequence MNKIILPALLLGMVAFNAAAEESADPQVKRGEYLARAGDCVACHTKAGGEPFAGGLPMATPIGTIYSTNITPDKQSGIGGYSYDDFQKAVRHGVAKNGDTLYPAMPYPSYAVVSDEDMQALYAYFMHGVKPVDQANQESDIPWPLSMRWPLAIWRGIFAPDVKAFQPVKGQDAVLARGQYLVEGLGHCGACHTPRSITMQEKALNNDEGSDFLSGSSAPIDGWTASNLRGDGRDGLGRWSEDDLVQFLRMGRNDHTAVFGGMTDVVQHSLQHLTAEDATAIARYLKSLGAKDPNQVGFTPDDTVAKALWKGDDSKTGASVYVDSCAACHKTDGSGYQRFFPELRGNPVVLASDPTSLIHIVLSGAQLPGMKGAPSAITMPAFGWRLNDQQVADVVNFIRTSWGNTATSEVSASDVAKIRKDEAVVHQQGNVDVEKLTP, from the coding sequence ATGAACAAGATCATTCTTCCTGCCCTGTTACTGGGCATGGTGGCGTTTAACGCTGCCGCAGAAGAGAGTGCTGACCCGCAGGTTAAGCGCGGTGAGTACCTGGCACGTGCCGGTGACTGTGTGGCCTGCCACACCAAAGCGGGCGGTGAGCCGTTTGCGGGCGGCCTGCCGATGGCAACACCAATTGGCACTATCTACTCCACCAATATCACTCCGGATAAGCAGAGCGGCATTGGCGGCTACAGCTATGACGACTTCCAGAAAGCGGTGCGCCACGGCGTGGCAAAAAACGGCGATACGCTCTATCCGGCAATGCCGTATCCCTCTTATGCGGTCGTCAGCGATGAGGATATGCAGGCGCTGTACGCTTACTTTATGCACGGTGTGAAGCCGGTCGATCAGGCGAATCAGGAGAGCGATATTCCCTGGCCTCTGTCGATGCGCTGGCCGCTGGCAATCTGGCGCGGCATTTTTGCGCCGGACGTCAAAGCCTTCCAGCCGGTTAAAGGGCAGGATGCGGTGCTGGCACGCGGTCAGTATCTGGTGGAGGGGCTGGGCCACTGCGGTGCCTGCCATACCCCTCGCAGCATTACCATGCAGGAAAAAGCGCTTAATAACGATGAGGGCAGTGACTTCCTTTCCGGCAGCAGTGCGCCGATTGACGGCTGGACTGCCAGCAATCTGCGTGGCGACGGGCGTGATGGCCTGGGCCGCTGGAGCGAAGATGATCTGGTGCAGTTCCTGCGTATGGGACGCAACGATCATACGGCGGTATTCGGTGGCATGACCGACGTGGTGCAGCACAGCCTGCAACATCTGACGGCAGAAGATGCTACGGCCATCGCGCGTTATCTCAAGTCGCTTGGTGCTAAAGATCCGAATCAGGTTGGCTTTACGCCGGATGATACGGTGGCAAAAGCGCTGTGGAAAGGTGATGACAGCAAAACCGGAGCGTCGGTATATGTGGATAGCTGCGCGGCCTGTCATAAAACCGACGGCAGCGGCTATCAGCGTTTCTTCCCGGAACTGCGCGGCAACCCGGTGGTACTCGCCTCCGATCCGACATCGCTGATCCATATTGTTCTGAGCGGCGCACAGCTGCCGGGCATGAAAGGCGCGCCTTCTGCCATTACCATGCCTGCTTTTGGCTGGCGGCTGAATGACCAGCAGGTGGCCGATGTGGTGAACTTTATCCGCACCAGCTGGGGCAATACGGCAACCTCTGAGGTGTCAGCCAGCGACGTGGCCAAAATCCGTAAGGATGAAGCGGTGGTACATCAGCAGGGTAATGTTGATGTGGAGAAGTTGACGCCGTAA
- a CDS encoding gluconate 2-dehydrogenase subunit 3 family protein, translated as MSEQKTGSTRRDFLLKTITLAPAMALGSAGLGSLTASASAATKDTAPAGPQKARDYQPTWFTPEEYAFLQAAAARLIPADERGPGALEAGVPEYIDRQMNTPYATGSNWYMQGPFHPDADKALGYQLPLTPREIYRLGLADADALAKQQHGKVFAQLSGEQQDALLQALEAGSVELPQLPAKTFFSFLLQNTREGFFSDPIHGGNQGMVGWQLINFPGARADFMDWVERGEQYTLPPVSIRGERA; from the coding sequence ATGTCAGAGCAAAAAACAGGCAGTACACGCAGGGATTTTCTGCTGAAAACTATCACTCTCGCCCCGGCGATGGCTCTTGGCTCCGCCGGGCTGGGATCGTTGACGGCATCCGCTTCCGCTGCGACGAAAGACACCGCTCCCGCAGGCCCGCAGAAGGCGCGCGACTATCAGCCCACCTGGTTTACCCCGGAAGAGTACGCCTTCCTTCAGGCGGCAGCAGCGCGGCTGATCCCCGCTGATGAACGCGGCCCGGGTGCACTGGAAGCGGGTGTGCCGGAGTATATCGATCGCCAGATGAACACCCCGTACGCCACCGGCAGCAACTGGTATATGCAGGGGCCGTTCCATCCGGATGCGGATAAAGCGCTGGGCTATCAGCTGCCGCTCACCCCGCGTGAGATCTACCGCCTTGGCCTTGCCGATGCCGATGCGCTGGCAAAACAGCAGCATGGCAAGGTGTTCGCGCAGTTGAGCGGCGAACAGCAGGACGCGCTGCTCCAGGCTCTGGAAGCTGGCAGCGTCGAACTGCCTCAGCTCCCGGCGAAAACATTCTTCTCCTTCCTGTTACAGAATACCCGCGAAGGCTTCTTCAGCGACCCCATCCACGGCGGTAATCAGGGGATGGTGGGCTGGCAGCTGATCAACTTCCCTGGCGCACGCGCCGACTTTATGGACTGGGTAGAGCGCGGCGAACAGTACACGCTGCCGCCGGTATCAATTCGCGGGGAAAGAGCATAA
- a CDS encoding dihydroxyacetone kinase subunit DhaK, with protein MSQFFMNQKQHVVNEAIEGALLSTPHHNLGRLALGAQMRVVVRNDWDKSRVALISGGGSGHEPAHIGFVGKGMLTAAVCGDIFASPSVDAVLHAIINVTGEAGCLLIVKNYTGDRLNFGLAAEKARGLGYQVEMVMVRDDIALPDNPQPRGIAGTALVHKVAGYAAEQGHSLAQVAALAQQAIDATSSIGLAFTTCHVPGETRDDHRVPEGCSELGMGIHGEPGASTLKTQNSRESVAELVKQLTAKGNQQPVALMVNNLGGFSALEMAVLVRETLHSALGQQVKLLVGPATLVSALDMKGFSLSVMQLDPELETALLAPVEVSGWCPAIAPATLTEIPAKTAQQLESYAPSDNAQAAAIIATVCQTLIGLESELNQLDAKVGDGDTGSTFAAGARSVLEASEAHQLPLNQPEALLTVVGDKLATIMGGSSGVLMSIMFTTAGQQLAQGVSLAQALTAGLERMQHYGGAKVGDRTMIDALQPAFAALLNGDDLTAVAAAARQGADSTSTMRSAGAGRSSYLNQDSLDGVKDPGACAVEKVFAALAGR; from the coding sequence ATGAGTCAGTTTTTTATGAATCAGAAGCAGCATGTGGTAAACGAAGCGATAGAAGGCGCCCTTCTCAGTACTCCCCATCATAATCTTGGTCGTCTGGCGCTGGGAGCGCAGATGCGCGTTGTGGTGCGCAATGACTGGGATAAATCGCGTGTTGCGCTGATTTCCGGCGGCGGCTCCGGCCATGAACCTGCCCATATTGGTTTTGTTGGTAAAGGTATGCTCACCGCAGCAGTGTGCGGCGATATCTTTGCATCACCCAGCGTAGATGCGGTACTGCACGCGATTATCAATGTCACCGGAGAAGCGGGCTGCCTGCTGATCGTGAAAAACTACACCGGCGACCGTCTGAACTTCGGCCTGGCGGCAGAAAAAGCCCGTGGCCTTGGCTATCAGGTGGAAATGGTGATGGTGCGCGATGATATCGCCCTGCCGGACAACCCGCAGCCGCGAGGAATTGCCGGCACAGCGCTGGTGCATAAAGTGGCTGGCTACGCTGCGGAACAGGGGCACTCTCTGGCGCAGGTAGCCGCACTGGCCCAGCAGGCCATTGATGCGACCTCCTCCATTGGTCTGGCCTTTACCACCTGTCATGTACCCGGCGAAACGCGCGATGATCATCGCGTGCCGGAAGGGTGCAGCGAATTGGGTATGGGTATTCACGGTGAGCCGGGCGCATCGACGCTGAAAACGCAAAACAGCCGTGAGAGCGTGGCAGAGCTGGTAAAGCAACTTACCGCGAAAGGTAACCAGCAGCCCGTGGCGCTGATGGTCAATAACCTGGGCGGCTTCTCAGCGCTGGAGATGGCGGTGCTGGTGCGTGAAACCCTGCATTCGGCGCTGGGTCAGCAGGTGAAGCTGCTGGTTGGCCCGGCGACGCTGGTCAGCGCGCTGGATATGAAAGGCTTCTCGCTCTCCGTTATGCAGCTGGATCCAGAGCTGGAAACAGCGCTGCTGGCACCGGTGGAGGTCAGCGGCTGGTGTCCGGCCATTGCGCCTGCAACCTTGACGGAGATCCCGGCTAAAACCGCGCAGCAGCTGGAGTCTTACGCCCCTTCTGACAATGCGCAGGCGGCTGCCATTATTGCTACCGTCTGTCAGACGCTTATCGGACTGGAGAGTGAGCTGAATCAGCTTGATGCTAAGGTTGGTGATGGCGATACCGGCTCCACCTTTGCGGCGGGTGCACGTAGCGTACTGGAGGCGAGCGAAGCACATCAGCTGCCGCTGAATCAGCCAGAGGCGCTGCTGACGGTCGTGGGCGATAAGCTGGCAACTATTATGGGCGGGTCCAGCGGGGTGCTGATGTCGATTATGTTCACCACCGCCGGGCAGCAGCTGGCGCAGGGAGTTTCGCTGGCACAGGCGCTGACCGCCGGGCTGGAGCGCATGCAGCATTATGGTGGAGCGAAGGTGGGTGACCGGACAATGATTGATGCCTTGCAGCCAGCATTTGCCGCGCTGCTGAACGGTGACGATCTTACGGCGGTTGCCGCTGCGGCCAGGCAGGGGGCCGACAGCACCAGCACCATGCGCAGCGCCGGTGCCGGACGATCTTCCTATCTCAACCAGGATAGCCTGGACGGGGTCAAAGATCCCGGTGCCTGCGCGGTAGAAAAGGTCTTTGCCGCACTCGCCGGGCGTTAA
- the sbmA gene encoding peptide antibiotic transporter SbmA has translation MFKSFFPRPGLFFSSVAIWSLLAVVFWFGYADSRLAHLMIHLSWLPPGALPNNALRFISPAELGFYSYYLLATLLFAGFWFFLSPHPWQRWSILGSALIIFVTWFSVQVGVAINSWYEPFYDLIQKAMAHPNTIQISAFYSQIKGFLSIALIAVVIDVLNLFFISHYVFRWRTAMNGYYMAYWSRLRHIEGAAQRVQEDTMRFASTLEDMGVRLIDAVMTLIAFLPVLVALSVHVKTVPILGEIPYALVIAAVAWSLLGTGLLAVVGIKLPGLSFRNQRVEAAYRKELVYGEDDAQRASPPLVRDLFSRVRKNYFRLYFHYLYFNIARIFYLQLDAVFSIFVLFPSIITGAITLGLLTQITNVFDQVRGAFQYLINAWTTLVELMSIYKRLRSFEQALDDHQQPETEVIV, from the coding sequence ATGTTTAAATCTTTCTTCCCCAGGCCCGGGCTGTTCTTCAGCAGCGTGGCGATCTGGAGCCTGTTAGCGGTGGTATTCTGGTTTGGCTATGCCGATAGCAGATTAGCTCATCTGATGATCCATTTATCATGGCTGCCTCCCGGCGCGTTGCCGAACAATGCACTGCGTTTTATTTCACCCGCTGAACTGGGGTTCTACAGCTATTATCTGCTGGCGACGCTGCTGTTTGCCGGGTTTTGGTTTTTCTTAAGCCCGCATCCCTGGCAGCGCTGGTCAATACTTGGCAGTGCGCTGATTATCTTTGTTACCTGGTTTTCGGTGCAGGTGGGCGTGGCGATCAACAGCTGGTATGAGCCGTTCTATGACCTGATACAGAAAGCGATGGCGCACCCGAATACAATTCAGATTTCAGCTTTTTATAGCCAGATAAAGGGGTTTCTCAGCATTGCATTAATTGCCGTGGTGATTGACGTACTGAATCTGTTTTTTATCAGCCACTATGTATTTCGCTGGCGTACGGCGATGAACGGCTACTATATGGCGTACTGGTCGCGTCTGCGCCATATTGAGGGGGCTGCGCAGCGTGTGCAGGAAGACACCATGCGCTTCGCCTCCACGCTGGAGGATATGGGCGTCAGGCTGATTGATGCGGTAATGACGCTAATCGCCTTTTTACCGGTGCTGGTGGCGCTCTCTGTACATGTGAAAACCGTACCAATCCTCGGCGAAATTCCTTATGCGCTGGTGATTGCGGCGGTGGCATGGTCGCTGCTGGGTACCGGTCTGCTGGCGGTGGTCGGCATTAAACTACCTGGATTGTCGTTTCGCAATCAGCGGGTGGAAGCGGCCTATCGTAAAGAGCTGGTCTACGGCGAGGATGATGCGCAGCGTGCCAGTCCGCCGCTGGTGCGTGACCTGTTCAGCCGGGTGCGAAAGAACTATTTCCGCCTCTACTTTCACTATCTCTACTTCAATATTGCGCGCATTTTCTATCTGCAACTGGACGCGGTATTCAGTATTTTTGTGCTGTTCCCCTCGATTATTACCGGGGCGATTACCCTCGGCCTGCTGACCCAGATAACCAATGTCTTCGACCAGGTGCGCGGGGCTTTTCAGTATCTGATCAATGCATGGACCACGCTGGTGGAGCTGATGTCGATCTACAAACGTCTGCGCAGCTTTGAACAGGCGCTGGACGATCACCAGCAGCCAGAAACGGAAGTGATTGTGTAA